The Pleurodeles waltl isolate 20211129_DDA chromosome 7, aPleWal1.hap1.20221129, whole genome shotgun sequence genome includes a region encoding these proteins:
- the LOC138246713 gene encoding taste receptor type 2 member 40-like, with product MVPPEVAACMAILCVEAAISVVANGLIIGINLWDCVKSRSVGTAELILGPLGATRLCFQCTLLINNLMQFFFSDLITQEMFYKPFMVIWMFLNFSSLWCATWLCTFYCVKVANFSSPIFARLKLGFSKWLPWLLATSWLESMGCALLLLTNINSIFGNKQSPFSGNNTPPAFLAHTSFESWSLICLLGSSLPFFLFAVAAGLLVASLCRHARQMQGGGMGEFRNPSVKAHFGAVKAVTLFFLFYASFVITLIISAAGVVQSKGWGNCLCNVVISAYPSLHSVWLMLNNPKLKTACLRILYSGARYSGSKDAQLAMSTIT from the coding sequence ATGGTGCCCCCAGAAGTTGCAGCCTGCATGGCCATACTGTGTGTCGAGGCGGCTATCAGCGTCGTAGCCAATGGACTCATCATTGGCATCAACCTCTGGGATTGCGTGAAGAGCAGATCTGTTGGGACGGCTGAACTCATCCTTGGACCTCTGGGCGCGACTCGGTTGTGCTTCCAGTGCACGCTGCTGATCAACAACCTCATGCAGTTCTTTTTCTCAGACCTCATCACCCAGGAGATGTTCTACAAACCCTTCATGGTCATCTGGATGTTCCTCAACTTTTCAAGCCTCTGGTGCGCCACCTGGCTCTGCACCTTCTACTGCGTCAAGGTCGCCAACTTCAGCTCTCCCATCTTTGCACGCTTGAAGCTCGGATTCTCCAAATGGCTCCCCTGGCTGCTGGCCACGTCCTGGCTGGAGTCCATGGGGTGCGCTCTGCTTCTGCTAACAAATATCAATAGCATCTTTGGCAACAAGCAATCACCCTTCTCTGGTAACAACACTCCACCCGCCTTTCTGGCCCACACCAGTTTTGAATCCTGGTCACTCATTTGTCTCCTGGGGTCTTCACTGCCTTTCTTCCTCTTCGCCGTGGCTGCTGGACTACTTGTGGCCTCTCTGTGTCGCCACGCTAGACAGATGCAAGGGGGTGGCATGGGTGAGTTCCGTAACCCCTCTGTCAAGGCTCACTTCGGAGCAGTGAAAGCTGTGACCCTCTTTTTCCTGTTCTACGCTTCCTTCGTGATCACCCTCATCATATCAGCCGCTGGAGTGGTGCAATCGAAGGGCTGGGGAAATTGCCTCTGTAACGTGGTGATCAGCGCCTACCCATCTCTGCACTCGGTCTGGCTTATGCTCAACAATCCAAAGCTCAAAACCGCCTGCCTTAGGATTCTTTATTCTGGGGCGCGCTATTCAGGTTCAAAAGACGCCCAGCTAGCGATGTCCACCATCACATAG